The Streptomyces sp. NBC_01197 genome window below encodes:
- a CDS encoding DEAD/DEAH box helicase yields the protein MSGVRQSAETQGVSGAGPAALTRQAAIFLPAVVPRKGRFAFWDPEARQAPAAGPDELVVVRRHGAAARRRTVPAVLLPLTEALPLLTAARHSPVAHPAARCWGAAALHALQLAARGRFLPGLTADDHDAWRAGPLDAEDVAHLRAVAAAMPPEAYAVPLPGRTPLELPEPEGLLRAFYDAVADALPRTPAAPHAAGTAYAASAPQRLPGLREWAAEVAAGADAGVQVSLRLDLSGYELFDRADDMTALADGALADGAAGDTGAAGHVAAQERRAAAAVVQVHSLADPTLVADAGRLWAGDGDEHFGPRVRIDTVLALRRAARVWPPLAGLLARPVPDVLPLSEDELYELLGPAAARLAEAGVAVHWPRDLVRSLSAAAVVRPAPGSATDGTPFFDAEQLFSFSWQLAIGDDRLTESEMDVLAEAHRPIVRLRDQWVVIDPALVRKARKRELGLLAPVDALSVALTGSADVDGEPVDAVPVGALAALHSRLTSDTAPLPQPAGLEATLRDYQLRGLGWLDLMTSLGLGGCLADDMGLGKTITLIALHLHRARPEPTLVVCPASLLGNWQREINRFAPGVPVRRFHGTDRSLTGTEGGFVLTTYGTMRTSAAELAGHPWGMVVADEAQHIKNPNAATAKALRTIPAPARVALTGTPVENNLSELWALLDWTTPGLLGPLKTFRARHARIVENGEEDGAVERLARLVRPFLLRRKKSDPGIAPELPPKTETDHPVPLTREQASLYQAVVRESMAVIEAGEGLGRRAQIMKLLTALKQICNHPAQYLKEGPSRLAGRSGKLALLDELLDTILAEGGSGGAVLVFTQYVAMARLLSEHLTARGIPSQLLHGATPVARREEMVDRFQAGECPVFLLSLKAAGTGLNLTRAGHVIHYDRWWNPAVEEQATDRAYRIGQTQPVQVHRLITEGTVEDRIAEMLTAKRALADAVLGSGESALTELGDAELADLVSLRRPS from the coding sequence GTGAGCGGGGTGCGGCAGTCAGCGGAGACGCAGGGGGTGAGCGGGGCCGGACCCGCGGCGCTCACCCGGCAGGCCGCGATCTTCCTGCCTGCCGTCGTGCCCCGCAAGGGCCGGTTCGCCTTCTGGGATCCGGAAGCGCGACAGGCGCCGGCCGCCGGTCCGGACGAGCTCGTGGTCGTACGGCGACACGGCGCGGCAGCCCGTCGCCGTACCGTGCCGGCCGTCCTGCTGCCCCTCACCGAGGCGCTGCCGCTGCTGACCGCCGCCCGCCACTCCCCGGTCGCCCACCCCGCCGCCCGCTGCTGGGGCGCGGCGGCGCTGCACGCCCTGCAACTGGCCGCGCGCGGGCGGTTCCTGCCCGGGCTGACCGCCGACGACCACGATGCCTGGCGGGCCGGGCCGCTCGACGCGGAGGACGTCGCCCATCTGCGTGCGGTGGCCGCCGCCATGCCGCCCGAGGCGTACGCCGTCCCGCTTCCCGGCCGCACGCCCCTGGAACTTCCCGAACCCGAAGGGCTGCTCAGGGCGTTCTACGACGCGGTCGCCGACGCCCTGCCGCGCACCCCGGCCGCTCCGCACGCGGCCGGGACCGCCTACGCCGCCAGTGCACCGCAGCGGCTGCCGGGGCTGCGCGAGTGGGCGGCCGAGGTGGCGGCCGGGGCGGACGCGGGCGTACAGGTCTCGCTCCGGCTCGATCTCTCCGGTTACGAGCTGTTCGACCGGGCCGACGACATGACTGCCCTCGCGGACGGCGCCCTCGCGGACGGCGCCGCCGGTGACACCGGAGCGGCCGGTCATGTCGCGGCACAGGAGCGGCGGGCCGCCGCGGCTGTCGTCCAGGTGCACAGCCTCGCCGATCCGACGCTGGTGGCCGACGCGGGCCGGCTCTGGGCCGGGGACGGCGACGAGCACTTCGGACCGCGGGTGCGGATCGACACCGTACTGGCGCTGCGGCGCGCGGCGCGGGTCTGGCCCCCGCTGGCCGGGCTCCTGGCGCGGCCCGTGCCCGACGTACTGCCGCTGTCCGAGGACGAGTTGTACGAGCTGCTCGGCCCTGCTGCCGCACGGCTCGCCGAGGCGGGCGTGGCCGTGCACTGGCCACGGGACCTGGTCCGGTCGCTGTCCGCCGCCGCGGTCGTCAGACCGGCACCCGGCTCGGCCACGGACGGCACCCCGTTCTTCGACGCGGAGCAGCTTTTCTCCTTCAGCTGGCAGCTGGCCATCGGCGACGACCGGCTGACCGAATCGGAGATGGACGTCCTGGCCGAGGCGCACCGCCCGATCGTGCGGCTGCGCGACCAGTGGGTCGTCATCGACCCGGCTCTCGTGCGAAAGGCGCGCAAGCGCGAACTGGGGCTCCTCGCACCGGTGGACGCGCTGTCGGTGGCACTGACCGGCAGCGCAGACGTGGACGGCGAGCCGGTCGACGCGGTCCCGGTCGGCGCGCTCGCGGCCCTCCACTCCAGACTCACGTCGGACACGGCGCCGCTGCCGCAGCCCGCGGGCCTTGAGGCCACGCTCCGCGACTACCAGCTGCGCGGTCTCGGCTGGCTCGATCTGATGACCTCGCTCGGCCTCGGCGGCTGCCTCGCCGACGACATGGGCCTCGGCAAGACGATCACGCTCATCGCCCTCCATCTGCACCGCGCCCGGCCCGAACCCACGCTGGTGGTCTGCCCCGCCTCGCTGCTCGGCAACTGGCAGCGCGAGATCAACCGTTTCGCCCCGGGCGTGCCCGTCCGCCGCTTCCACGGCACGGACCGCTCGCTGACCGGCACCGAGGGCGGCTTCGTCCTGACGACGTACGGGACGATGCGCACCAGCGCCGCCGAACTGGCCGGGCACCCCTGGGGCATGGTCGTCGCCGACGAGGCACAGCACATCAAGAACCCCAACGCGGCGACGGCCAAGGCTCTGCGCACCATCCCGGCTCCGGCGCGGGTCGCACTCACCGGCACACCCGTGGAGAACAACCTCTCCGAACTGTGGGCGCTCCTCGACTGGACGACCCCCGGGCTCCTCGGCCCGCTCAAGACGTTCCGCGCCCGCCACGCGAGGATCGTCGAGAACGGCGAGGAGGACGGTGCGGTCGAGCGGCTGGCGCGGCTCGTCAGGCCGTTCCTCCTGCGCCGCAAGAAGTCCGACCCCGGCATCGCCCCCGAGCTGCCGCCCAAGACGGAGACCGACCACCCCGTCCCGCTCACCAGGGAGCAGGCATCGCTCTACCAGGCGGTCGTCCGTGAGTCGATGGCCGTCATCGAAGCCGGTGAGGGCCTCGGCCGGCGCGCCCAGATCATGAAGCTGCTCACCGCGCTCAAGCAGATCTGCAACCACCCGGCGCAGTATCTGAAGGAGGGCCCCTCCCGCCTCGCCGGGCGCTCGGGCAAGCTCGCCCTCCTCGACGAACTCCTCGACACCATCCTCGCGGAGGGCGGCTCCGGCGGCGCCGTCCTGGTCTTCACCCAGTACGTGGCGATGGCCCGGCTGCTCTCCGAACACCTCACCGCGCGCGGCATCCCCTCGCAGCTGCTGCACGGTGCAACGCCGGTGGCCCGGCGCGAGGAGATGGTGGACCGCTTCCAGGCCGGCGAGTGCCCGGTCTTCCTGCTCTCCCTCAAGGCGGCGGGGACCGGGCTGAACCTCACCAGAGCCGGTCATGTCATCCACTACGACCGCTGGTGGAACCCAGCCGTCGAGGAACAGGCGACGGACCGCGCGTACCGCATCGGCCAGACGCAGCCCGTGCAGGTCCACCGGCTGATCACGGAAGGCACCGTGGAGGACCGGATCGCCGAGATGCTGACGGCCAAGCGTGCGCTGGCCGACGCGGTGCTCGGCTCCGGTGAGAGCGCCCTGACCGAACTGGGCGACGCGGAACTCGCCGACCTGGTGTCCTTGCGGAGGCCCTCGTGA
- a CDS encoding SWIM zinc finger family protein, whose translation MSSWWGNAWVAALEGLSLDAGRLERGRSYANGGHVAAVNVAPGRILAYVHGSRPRPYRAELRLRTLSGDDWDHFLEAAAAQPGHIAALLDKDMPHSLADAAADAGVALLPAPGDLVPSCTCPDSGRPCKHAAALCYETARLLDADPFVLLLMRGRGERELLDELARRSAAHSAREAREQPPAPPAPGVPAREALAPRFLPPLPVPLPVGPYPGRPPAYPEAPGAPDPSALDDLATDAAARAHTLLTTGADPVSGLTPWQDAVRLAAARPTAGLTATTRTLYRGLASATGRTPTDLARAVAAWRQGGAEGLAVLETPWDPPAGPFDRARPALAAAGLPRFQPSRNRLTVPGGALQLRFGRDNRWYAYESDPGRDDWWPRDTPHPDPVEALRR comes from the coding sequence GTGAGCAGCTGGTGGGGGAACGCCTGGGTGGCCGCCCTGGAGGGGCTGTCGCTCGACGCGGGACGCCTCGAAAGGGGCCGGAGCTATGCGAACGGGGGCCATGTAGCCGCGGTCAACGTCGCACCGGGCCGCATCCTCGCCTACGTACACGGGAGCCGCCCGCGTCCCTACCGGGCGGAACTGCGGCTGCGTACGCTCTCCGGCGACGACTGGGACCACTTCCTGGAGGCTGCCGCGGCCCAGCCTGGCCATATCGCCGCGCTGCTCGACAAGGACATGCCCCACTCGCTGGCCGACGCGGCGGCCGATGCCGGTGTCGCCCTGCTCCCGGCGCCGGGCGATCTCGTGCCGTCCTGCACCTGCCCGGACAGCGGCCGCCCCTGCAAGCATGCCGCAGCGCTCTGTTACGAGACCGCCCGGCTACTGGACGCCGACCCGTTCGTCCTGCTTCTGATGCGCGGCAGGGGCGAGCGCGAGCTCCTCGACGAACTGGCCCGGCGCAGCGCGGCCCACTCCGCACGGGAGGCACGGGAGCAGCCCCCCGCGCCACCCGCTCCAGGAGTCCCCGCGCGGGAGGCCCTCGCCCCGCGGTTCCTGCCGCCCCTGCCCGTGCCGCTGCCCGTCGGGCCGTATCCCGGTCGCCCGCCCGCCTACCCTGAGGCGCCCGGGGCTCCCGACCCGTCGGCCCTCGACGACCTCGCCACCGACGCCGCGGCACGCGCCCACACGCTGCTCACCACCGGAGCCGATCCGGTCAGCGGCCTCACCCCCTGGCAGGACGCGGTCCGGCTGGCAGCGGCCCGCCCCACCGCCGGACTGACCGCCACCACCCGCACGCTCTACCGCGGACTCGCGTCGGCCACCGGCCGCACCCCCACCGATCTGGCGCGGGCGGTGGCCGCCTGGCGGCAGGGCGGCGCCGAAGGCCTGGCCGTACTCGAAACGCCGTGGGACCCACCCGCCGGTCCCTTCGACCGGGCCCGTCCCGCCCTGGCAGCCGCCGGGCTGCCGCGCTTCCAGCCCTCGCGCAACCGGCTGACCGTGCCCGGCGGCGCCCTCCAGCTACGTTTCGGCCGGGACAACCGCTGGTACGCGTACGAATCCGACCCGGGGCGGGACGACTGGTGGCCCCGCGACACCCCGCACCCCGACCCGGTGGAGGCGCTCCGGCGCTAA
- a CDS encoding carbohydrate ABC transporter permease, with protein MKFRKSWLPAHILVWAYAVLLAVPLYYFLASAFKSNEAIFAHPLAPPTSFGAGNFRTAFESAGLGMAILNSGIVTVFSLTLTLGLAIPAAFSLARARGRVGAAIERIFSLGFLIPTFAALFPTFLLSAATGLFHTRLFMVLFLPATAMPLSVVILIQFMRTIPPEMEEAARIDGASTFGVLRHIYTPMCMPGIATVLLLNFLTFWNEYLYSLIIIGPDPDLRTIQVALPTLKSQIGTDYGVLTAGTILTLVPVWIMYTLLQKRMQQALVSGAVKM; from the coding sequence ATGAAGTTCAGGAAGTCCTGGCTCCCCGCGCACATTCTGGTGTGGGCGTACGCCGTCCTGCTCGCCGTCCCGCTTTACTACTTCCTGGCGTCGGCGTTCAAGTCCAACGAGGCCATCTTCGCCCACCCGCTCGCGCCTCCGACGTCGTTCGGGGCCGGGAACTTCCGTACCGCGTTCGAGAGCGCCGGTCTCGGGATGGCGATCCTCAACTCCGGGATCGTCACGGTGTTCTCGCTGACGCTGACGCTGGGGCTCGCGATTCCGGCGGCGTTCTCGCTGGCCCGCGCGCGGGGCCGGGTAGGCGCCGCCATCGAGCGGATCTTCTCGCTCGGCTTCCTCATCCCCACCTTCGCCGCCCTCTTCCCCACCTTCCTGCTCTCCGCGGCCACCGGGCTCTTCCACACCCGGCTGTTCATGGTGCTGTTCCTGCCGGCCACCGCGATGCCGCTGTCAGTGGTGATCCTCATCCAGTTCATGCGCACCATCCCGCCCGAGATGGAGGAGGCTGCCCGGATCGACGGCGCCTCGACCTTCGGCGTACTGCGGCACATCTACACCCCGATGTGCATGCCGGGCATCGCGACGGTGCTGCTGCTGAACTTCCTGACCTTCTGGAACGAGTACCTGTACTCGCTGATCATCATCGGCCCGGACCCAGACCTGCGGACCATCCAGGTCGCTCTGCCCACCCTGAAATCGCAGATCGGCACCGACTACGGCGTCCTCACGGCCGGTACGATCCTCACTCTCGTGCCGGTCTGGATCATGTACACGCTGCTGCAGAAACGGATGCAGCAGGCCCTGGTCAGCGGCGCGGTGAAGATGTGA
- a CDS encoding carboxylesterase/lipase family protein, giving the protein MTRQGAVRGRMDDTGVASFLGIPYAAPPFGPRRFRAPAPPAPWQGVREADAHGPTAPRAPYAPPFDALIPEDLGKDGEDCLNLSVWTPEPGPNGGLPVMVWLHGGAFSNGSGSASAYDGRAFARDGVVCVTVNYRLGTDGFLSLEGAPDNRGLLDQIAALEWVRENIASFGGSPDRVTVFGESAGAMSIGVLLGAEPARGLFRRAVLQSGGAHHFLRPRSARLVAAHLAERLGVAPTAEEFAALPLATLLRAQAELRAEIGRRPDPELWGDAALNAMPFEPVAPGLALPGRDCGVELLVGSNREENRLFMVPTGRMDTITEERLRLAATAYGLDPDRALAVYRAGREQASAGELLDAVATDWFYRIPALRLAEAVPGSHVYEFAWRSPQFDGELGACHASELGFVFDNLHDPTYLPMLGSHPPQALADTVHGAWVAFAESGDPGWPAYGPADRTTMIFAEESGPADDPRPVERALWEGVR; this is encoded by the coding sequence ATGACGCGGCAGGGCGCTGTCCGCGGTCGGATGGACGACACAGGGGTGGCGTCCTTCCTCGGAATCCCCTACGCGGCGCCGCCGTTCGGACCGCGCCGGTTCCGCGCGCCGGCGCCGCCCGCGCCGTGGCAGGGCGTACGGGAAGCCGATGCCCACGGTCCCACAGCGCCCAGAGCGCCGTACGCGCCCCCCTTCGACGCGCTCATCCCCGAGGACCTCGGCAAGGACGGCGAGGACTGCCTCAACCTCAGTGTCTGGACGCCCGAGCCGGGCCCCAACGGCGGCCTCCCGGTCATGGTGTGGCTGCACGGAGGGGCCTTCTCGAATGGTTCGGGGTCGGCGTCCGCCTACGACGGCAGGGCGTTCGCCCGCGACGGTGTGGTCTGCGTGACGGTCAACTACCGGCTGGGCACCGACGGTTTCCTGAGCTTGGAGGGCGCCCCCGACAACCGCGGCCTGCTCGACCAGATCGCTGCCCTGGAATGGGTACGCGAGAACATCGCTTCCTTCGGCGGCTCACCCGACCGGGTCACGGTCTTCGGGGAGTCGGCCGGTGCGATGAGCATCGGTGTGCTGCTCGGGGCGGAGCCGGCACGCGGGCTGTTCCGGCGGGCCGTTCTGCAGAGCGGGGGCGCACATCACTTCCTGCGCCCCCGGTCCGCCCGGCTGGTCGCCGCACATCTCGCCGAGCGGCTCGGCGTCGCTCCGACAGCCGAGGAATTCGCCGCCCTGCCGCTCGCGACGCTGCTCCGAGCGCAGGCGGAACTGCGCGCGGAGATCGGGCGCCGTCCCGATCCGGAGCTGTGGGGGGACGCCGCGCTCAACGCCATGCCCTTCGAGCCGGTCGCACCCGGACTCGCCCTGCCGGGCCGGGACTGCGGTGTCGAGCTGCTCGTCGGCAGCAACCGGGAGGAGAACCGCCTCTTCATGGTCCCGACCGGGCGGATGGACACGATCACGGAGGAGCGGCTGCGACTGGCGGCGACGGCGTACGGACTCGACCCGGACAGGGCCCTCGCCGTCTACCGCGCGGGCCGTGAGCAGGCGAGCGCGGGCGAGCTGTTGGACGCGGTGGCGACCGACTGGTTCTACCGGATTCCCGCCCTCCGGCTGGCCGAGGCCGTGCCCGGTTCGCACGTCTACGAATTCGCCTGGCGTTCACCGCAGTTCGACGGGGAACTCGGCGCCTGCCACGCGTCGGAGCTGGGCTTCGTCTTCGACAACCTGCACGATCCCACGTATCTCCCGATGCTCGGGAGCCACCCGCCCCAGGCGCTGGCGGACACGGTGCACGGCGCCTGGGTGGCCTTCGCGGAGAGCGGGGACCCGGGGTGGCCGGCGTACGGACCGGCCGACCGCACCACGATGATCTTCGCCGAGGAGTCCGGCCCAGCCGACGATCCGCGCCCCGTGGAGCGGGCGCTGTGGGAGGGGGTGCGCTGA
- a CDS encoding carbohydrate ABC transporter permease, whose translation MTMTSSVRPASRQAAPPAARRGQRAPRTTVLALPALVWYLVFMAGPMVAIFVIAALHWPGMLQPTSFAGTGNFQALFDDPVFWQAVRNTGLQMVLALPVMIVCAYMVGYYVARKPPGHRVIRYLLFVPGLISTPAKAMVFYAALAPDGLVNGALESVGLGSVTDAWLANPDTALYCLIALDVWAGIGFTAVLFAARLDSVPEEIGEAAQLDGAGHWRAMWRIHFPVIKEYVGVVTMLQFLWTLFGSAQQVLLLTQGGPANSSTTLSFLVYEKAFMESDLGYSQAVGVVLFLAGLAGLLAIRRVFRQSY comes from the coding sequence ATGACGATGACCTCGTCCGTCAGGCCCGCCTCCCGGCAGGCCGCCCCGCCCGCCGCACGGCGCGGGCAGCGCGCTCCGCGCACCACGGTCCTCGCGCTGCCCGCCCTCGTCTGGTATCTGGTCTTCATGGCCGGGCCGATGGTCGCGATCTTCGTGATCGCCGCCCTGCACTGGCCCGGCATGCTCCAGCCGACGTCCTTCGCCGGGACCGGCAACTTCCAGGCCCTCTTCGACGATCCCGTCTTCTGGCAGGCCGTGCGCAACACCGGTCTGCAGATGGTCCTCGCCCTCCCGGTGATGATCGTCTGTGCCTACATGGTCGGTTACTACGTCGCCCGGAAGCCGCCCGGCCACCGGGTGATCCGCTATCTGCTGTTCGTCCCCGGGCTCATCTCCACCCCGGCCAAGGCCATGGTCTTCTACGCCGCCCTCGCCCCGGACGGCCTGGTCAACGGCGCACTGGAGTCCGTCGGCCTCGGATCGGTGACCGACGCCTGGCTCGCCAACCCCGACACCGCGCTCTACTGCCTGATCGCCCTGGACGTCTGGGCCGGAATCGGCTTCACCGCGGTTCTCTTCGCCGCGCGGCTCGACAGCGTGCCCGAGGAAATCGGCGAGGCGGCGCAGCTGGACGGCGCCGGGCACTGGCGCGCCATGTGGCGCATCCACTTCCCGGTCATCAAGGAGTACGTCGGTGTCGTCACGATGCTCCAGTTCCTCTGGACGCTCTTCGGCTCCGCGCAGCAGGTGCTGCTGCTGACCCAGGGCGGCCCCGCCAACTCCTCGACCACGCTGTCCTTCCTCGTCTACGAGAAGGCGTTCATGGAGAGCGACCTCGGCTACAGCCAGGCCGTCGGTGTGGTCCTCTTCCTCGCGGGTCTTGCCGGACTGCTCGCCATTCGCCGCGTCTTCCGCCAGAGCTACTGA
- a CDS encoding cellulase family glycosylhydrolase gives MKRHSAQLAHDPAVLPWLGANFWSRTGGPLMWRNYDPRVVREELAVLREHGLNMTRSFFYWPDFHPGPHRIDEELCDRFRDFLDAHSEYGMGTVPTFVVGHMSGENWDPVWRAGRDLYEDVWMVGRQAWFASEMTRRFKDHAAVTGWLITNEMPGYGRIHQVDPPSSDVVTAWAQSMCNAVRAAGGTQPVSLGDGAWGQEVTGRDNGFSLRETAAYVDFVGPHVYRSDTDVVRQHYRAAFECELASVTGQPVVLEEFGLSTDTVSARNAGVYYRQTLHNSLLGGATGWIAWNNTDYDDLWDQSPYDHHPFEMHFGITDREGRAKEPLRELAVFATVLGQVDFARCRRADAGAALVVPAFLERGYPYSRPADRPLIFSSLQQGYVAAHGADLPVGFVREADGLTEDVQLYLLPSTRQLTTRTRRDLERRAREGATVYLSFCSGEHPATRGPWFHDLDGLFGVEHQLSYGVAEPIEEKVLDLTFAEDFGPLKAGETLRFPVAGNEDSIAYLPVVPVSARVVATDAHGRPALLVNETGAGRTVLATYPLEHMAARSARVNPEQTHRLYEVLAEVAGVVRPVTVDTPYVSADVLVHEDGRRFVWLVSQSPDTLTVRPRGGRLFGLGTGTESPEVTLEPYGVQVLELRQSDVL, from the coding sequence ATGAAGCGCCACAGCGCCCAGCTCGCCCATGACCCGGCCGTTCTGCCCTGGCTCGGCGCCAACTTCTGGTCCCGCACCGGCGGCCCGCTGATGTGGCGGAACTACGATCCACGTGTGGTGCGCGAGGAGCTCGCCGTGCTGCGCGAGCACGGGCTCAACATGACCCGCTCGTTCTTCTACTGGCCGGACTTCCACCCCGGACCGCACCGGATCGACGAGGAACTGTGCGACCGCTTCCGGGACTTCCTGGACGCGCACAGCGAGTACGGGATGGGCACCGTCCCTACCTTCGTCGTCGGCCATATGTCCGGCGAGAACTGGGACCCCGTCTGGCGCGCGGGACGCGATCTCTACGAGGATGTGTGGATGGTCGGCCGGCAGGCCTGGTTCGCGAGCGAGATGACCCGGCGCTTCAAGGACCACGCCGCCGTCACGGGGTGGCTGATCACCAATGAGATGCCGGGGTACGGGCGGATCCACCAGGTCGACCCGCCGTCGTCCGATGTGGTGACGGCGTGGGCACAGTCGATGTGCAACGCGGTGCGGGCGGCGGGCGGCACCCAGCCCGTGTCGCTCGGCGACGGCGCCTGGGGCCAGGAGGTGACCGGGCGCGACAACGGCTTCTCGCTGCGCGAGACCGCCGCGTACGTGGACTTCGTCGGCCCGCACGTCTACCGCTCGGACACCGATGTGGTCCGCCAGCACTACCGGGCGGCCTTCGAGTGCGAACTCGCGTCGGTGACGGGGCAGCCGGTGGTGCTTGAGGAGTTCGGCCTGTCCACGGACACCGTGTCGGCGCGCAACGCGGGCGTGTACTACCGCCAGACGCTGCACAATTCGCTGCTGGGCGGGGCGACGGGCTGGATCGCCTGGAACAACACCGACTACGACGACCTGTGGGACCAGTCACCCTACGACCACCACCCCTTCGAGATGCACTTCGGCATCACGGACCGCGAAGGGCGCGCGAAGGAGCCGCTGCGGGAACTCGCCGTCTTCGCCACGGTGCTCGGCCAGGTCGACTTCGCCCGGTGCCGGCGGGCGGACGCGGGGGCCGCGCTGGTGGTCCCGGCGTTCCTGGAGCGCGGTTACCCGTACAGCAGGCCGGCGGACCGTCCGCTGATCTTCTCCTCGCTCCAGCAGGGGTATGTCGCGGCGCACGGCGCGGATCTGCCGGTCGGTTTCGTACGGGAGGCGGACGGGCTCACCGAGGACGTACAGCTGTATCTGCTGCCCTCGACCCGTCAGCTGACGACCCGGACCCGGCGGGACCTGGAGCGGCGGGCCCGTGAGGGGGCGACCGTCTATCTGTCGTTCTGCTCGGGCGAGCACCCGGCGACCCGCGGGCCGTGGTTCCACGACCTGGACGGGCTCTTCGGGGTGGAGCACCAGCTGTCGTACGGGGTCGCCGAGCCGATCGAGGAGAAGGTCCTCGACTTGACCTTCGCCGAGGACTTCGGCCCGCTGAAGGCTGGTGAGACGCTTCGCTTCCCGGTCGCGGGGAACGAGGACAGCATCGCGTACCTGCCCGTCGTTCCGGTGAGCGCCCGCGTGGTGGCGACCGACGCGCACGGCCGGCCGGCGCTACTGGTGAACGAGACGGGGGCGGGCCGGACGGTGCTGGCCACCTATCCGCTGGAGCACATGGCCGCCCGCAGCGCGCGCGTCAACCCCGAGCAGACGCACCGGCTGTACGAGGTCCTGGCGGAGGTCGCGGGGGTGGTGCGCCCGGTGACGGTGGACACTCCGTACGTCAGCGCCGATGTGCTGGTCCACGAAGACGGCCGGCGCTTCGTCTGGCTGGTCAGCCAGTCGCCGGACACGCTGACCGTACGGCCGCGCGGGGGCAGGCTCTTCGGCCTCGGTACGGGGACGGAGTCACCGGAGGTCACACTGGAGCCGTACGGGGTGCAGGTCCTCGAACTGCGGCAGTCCGATGTCCTCTGA
- a CDS encoding LacI family DNA-binding transcriptional regulator, translating to MSPGTAAGPRPTIKDVAAQAGVSTAAVSKVFNNTGRISEPTRRRVLETAARLGWSPSASASALRRARTRTVAMVVRRPTDVLGTDLHFSELITGLESELSPRGYGLLLHLAGDVREETALYERLAAEGRVDGAVLTEHRADDPRPPLLERLGLPAVLLGTANGSGVSEVVRHLLDLGHRRIAYVTGPTGLLHTRFRQQVLEETLAVDDLAPVAVLHTDFTEAAATSATEHLLALDPRPTAIVFANDSMAVCGIGTAQRAGLSVPAELSVVGYDNLPVGSWIHPRLTTVDQYVQQAGAAAARVLLARCGEDVPHEPPTGQPRLVVRESTGPV from the coding sequence GTGAGCCCGGGTACGGCGGCCGGCCCCCGGCCCACGATCAAGGACGTCGCCGCGCAGGCGGGCGTCTCCACGGCGGCCGTGTCCAAGGTGTTCAACAACACCGGCCGGATCTCCGAGCCCACCCGCCGCCGCGTCCTGGAGACGGCCGCACGGCTCGGCTGGTCGCCGAGCGCGTCGGCGAGCGCGCTGCGCAGGGCCCGTACGCGCACGGTCGCGATGGTCGTTCGCCGCCCCACCGACGTCCTCGGCACCGACCTGCACTTCTCCGAGCTGATCACCGGTCTGGAGAGCGAGCTGTCGCCGCGCGGGTACGGACTGCTGCTGCACCTGGCCGGCGATGTACGCGAGGAGACCGCGCTGTACGAACGCCTCGCCGCCGAGGGCCGGGTCGACGGGGCCGTACTGACCGAGCACCGGGCCGACGACCCGCGCCCGCCGCTGCTCGAACGGCTCGGGCTGCCCGCGGTCCTGCTGGGCACGGCGAACGGCAGCGGCGTCAGTGAGGTGGTCCGCCATCTGCTGGACCTGGGACACCGGCGCATCGCATACGTCACCGGCCCGACCGGGCTGCTGCACACGCGTTTCCGGCAGCAGGTCCTCGAGGAGACCCTGGCCGTGGACGACCTGGCCCCGGTCGCGGTGCTCCACACGGACTTCACCGAAGCGGCGGCCACTTCCGCCACCGAGCACCTGCTCGCCCTCGACCCGCGGCCCACCGCCATCGTCTTCGCCAACGACTCGATGGCCGTGTGCGGCATCGGCACCGCGCAGCGCGCGGGGCTCTCGGTGCCCGCGGAACTGTCCGTCGTCGGCTACGACAACCTGCCGGTCGGCAGCTGGATCCACCCCCGGCTGACCACGGTCGACCAGTACGTCCAGCAGGCCGGCGCGGCTGCCGCCCGGGTGCTGCTCGCGCGGTGCGGCGAGGACGTACCCCATGAACCCCCCACCGGGCAACCCCGGCTTGTCGTACGCGAGTCGACCGGTCCCGTCTGA